The DNA sequence gggTCACGCTAcggtaggaccaatcccaagcatgcttcgtggaaccaaccacggtatcccctcggcggaatccccagagaggctgaaaggcgcctgtagcagcagcagcaggggcagcagcagtgataggagcattatggccctcagctccttcagttgaagcctcccccataggctccttgtgctttctcaagaagataggctctgtcgcctttccccgggtgtctaggcctgcgagccgagctttcttcatcctagctgtctcctcaaccaaaggaacgttgtcctcgttaatctccttagcagctgaaacaaaacaaaggacaaaataagtgaagttaataacgcatgaaatgaagtaaaattgagaagggaagaaaaataccctgttgagaaacagaggatagtcccacatgaattagggaaaactcctctaagagagtccagctggtggtcgtaccatcatcctgagtaaggccattataaataatagtttcttcaggagttaagtgaatggatttgaggctaccatcactgaccttcccaaaggaagatcgaaagagcgtgccccagtcgccattctcccaacgtaacccaacgaaactattcctccaatttggattattatcaggaatagaggcgctattaaagatatgtttgcttttgggcctttgtttgacataaacccagccacaaatattagaagaactattgtaacattggaagactttcctaaaaacggctaccgaaagaggaaagccctccctaagacaacaaaccataaaacatagaatattcctccaggcgtttggaggaagctgacacgggttgatttgtaagtcagccaaaagatgagggataaaaggatggaaagggaacctaagcccagcgttaagggcgtcggtgtagatgaaaagagtatcgggcctccagtggcaagtacggtcaccaccagagactggaactagtctaaaggggggagggacgttataacgagcatttagtttattgaaatctatgttatgccaagtattacagtgattaaaagagtcgagatgtgcagtggagggatattcatcccccctagtattaatcatatcaattaaagacatatatgaagagcggatctcgatatccttacctcgttttgaagccgaggcaattttggccgccctctcagaattcttgtcagccattagaaAGATTAGAAAGCTAGAAAAAGCCTGAAGGAGAGGTTGGAAAACTAAAGGAGGGATTTGAGAAAGGAAAGGCTAGAAAGTTGGAGGAGGGATGAGGAGAAGTTGtaaaatgaaatgagaggtgaaatgagaggtgtgaagaaataaaactctcaccccacctttatatagccaaggaagAAGGAAAATGGGCcttaaaaaagcccatttgggcccaaaactTAGAAGGTTCTGGAATAATCCAGGAAGTTCTAGCAAAAATCAGAGGAAAATTAAAGtttttgaagaatctggaagaatccagaaaaaccctagaaggatttggaatttgggcttagaaaaTGAAAGCCCATCTCAGAAAAGGGCCTAATTTTAGAAAAATCAAGCCATGTTGAGGCCCAAATGATGTTTAAGAAAAAAGAGTGGGAAGGGAGCCCAGTTAAAGCAATGGGCCAATTGCAAAAAACTAGTTGGACCAAGGAAAATGGGCCAAGGTTTTTTCTATTGTAGCCCAGGAAAAAGGGTAGGCCAAATTAGAGAATAGGCCCAGTTAAAATGAGCCCAAGTCTTAGCCCAGAATTGAGAATCCAAGGATatacaaaaaatatatatgtattctTGAACCTTTCGAAGAGAAAACACAGAAAAATCCTGGTCAAAATGTTCCTGCtcgaaaatccttcgaccagggctTAGAAGgaaggttaattcggtcagaaagTAAGAATCTTGACCGAAAGGGAAGAAATCCTAttcgaaaaaaaaaaaaaaaaaaaatttttacTGGTTCGACCAGAATATTTCCTGACACTGTCGACCAGGAATCAAggtaaaatcctggtcgaatagTACCTGCccgaaatagcttcgaccaaggcaagagatggtggttaattcggtcaaaaaatggGGATCTTGACCGAAAATCTTAACcgaaaattcctggtcgaaaaatcCTATtcgaaataaaaaaaaaaaaaaaaaaaaaaaaaatatatatatatataggaaaaaatcctggccgaaattcgaccaggaatcttGCTCGAACCCAACCTGCTCGAAATTCAATCGACCAAGGCAtactgaaggttaattcgaccaggatcctggtcgaatggattcctggtcgaaaattgtattaaaaaaaaaaaaaaaaaaaaaaagaaaaaagggagagaaaaaaaaaaagaagaaaaaatcctggaaaattaaggaaatcccttaaataatttctgaaaaatggtaatattttcagaaaattaaggaaaaaatccagaaaattaaggaaattccttaaataatttctgaaaaatggtaatattttcagaaaattaaggaaaaatccagaaaattaaggataaatcccagaaattagggaaaaatccagaaattaaggaaattccttaaataatttctgaaaaatggtaatattttcagaaaattaaggaaaaatccagaaaattaaggataaatcccagaaattaaaggaaaaatccggaaattaaggataaatcccagaaattaagggaaaaatccagaaaattagggaaaatcccagaaaattagggaaaaattcctggaaattaagataatttctgaataaaaggaagattcgttgtaaatgtgtaggtcgctccacactttacgcaaaaacgaaaccctgtaagggaacgaatagatttaacttctgcgaaacctaatcaatgtttcccaaaagttggggggcaaatgatagggataaataagtcctgattttataattaatgggctgctaggcccaataataataagatgtataatattcagaccagaaaggttaagtctgacggaccagattaggcctggtggaataaaagaggcccaaaaagccctgattattaattaatttcgtaattaattaataagggagaaatcagatgttgaaaagagtcccgatgaggatataaatccttagagattagcctcaaggggacctgaaaggataaggaatcaacttcctacttcctaggactcctaagtctatcctaattcagaggcttatccaccaagcctcctataccaagtccaattcaaggactcccgcatctatataaggggcctcacctcacaaattagaactacgttttttgacttgatccttggcaatcagcaaggtacgtaggcatcttgttaaggcagattgagtcacgaaacacaagagcagtcaaatcgagcctcgaagctcacgttccttagtattaaatacagcaattatatatagtagttttaatccataacaatgagtgactttgatttaattctaacttatatgttgtttataggttaccagactcgtcccaagccatttataacccccagttgctcaggcaagttttctatccgttatactgttgttgtgatgtatacatttgtacatgcattatcttgtgatagatgcataatggttacttagaaaattcttgcgatatattgtagcatgtgatatggtatatatgcatgcctgtttcatattcttgatacatatatctgttgattcagtcgataatacctatgctagagataagcggtaatttgcatatacccttagtataggggacccaaaggtgaactttttctaaaaccgggagtcgaggctaccgagtataatatatatatatatatttatatatatatgaatagttttcaaaattatgaatcgaataaggtttattcgataactttattttattattgaatattatcttgaatattcattcgagggcttatgaccccgtttatttattaacgaatattatttttgaatatccattcgaggtcttatgactccgtttattttattaatgaatattattttgaatatttattcgaggacttatgactccgattatttactaaataatattctttattttattaaagaataatgtgtcgattatcaaacttacttttgattattcaaataaagatattactttcgtatgagtacatctttggttatttaagattcatttcaagtataagttttacaacttctacttcaattattttaataaagattattctttatgggaatattatttaaataataatattcagatattttctaatatattgggactgatttattttattaaatcagcattactccaaacatccTTAAAAATATTTacgagccttcaaaatgatttttaaaagttagagcggatcccaaaaactcatttttatttatttaagatcttcctttcaaaggggatttaaatattcgctcaaaacctgagggatccggctctgtggtatgttttatattcgcaacaaggttgctattttgataaaataattttgattacttactcaatactcgggaagtaaaattcttggaacaagttaatccattaacaggcatcgcctgggaaatatcggtgagttttcctttccaactagatacgacttcttggtggagtcgtatcaataagtttctacttggggaaggtgaggacgacctttatgtttcagagtcatggatttcatctgaactaggagtggcgtaagtggtcgagtggcgccgacccagccttattatattggcccaaatggcctggaagttccgcaagacggtacattccttaagagtccagtgttcggttgacaagtaaatccgacaggttctcctctacatgtagaaaatggtagGGGTTGTgctactgcgactgatcatcgtaagtggtcttcct is a window from the Apium graveolens cultivar Ventura chromosome 1, ASM990537v1, whole genome shotgun sequence genome containing:
- the LOC141724864 gene encoding uncharacterized protein LOC141724864, translating into MADKNSERAAKIASASKRGKDIEIRSSYMSLIDMINTRGDEYPSTAHLDSFNHCNTWHNIDFNKLNARYNVPPPFRLVPVSGGDRTCHWRPDTLFIYTDALNAGLRFPFHPFIPHLLADLQINPCQLPPNAWRNILCFMVCCLREGFPLSVAVFRKVFQCYNSSSNICGWVYVKQRPKSKHIFNSASIPDNNPNWRNSFVGLRWENGDWGTLFRSSFGKVSDGSLKSIHLTPEETIIYNGLTQDDGTTTSWTLLEEFSLIHVGLSSVSQQAAKEINEDNVPLVEETARMKKARLAGLDTRGKATEPIFLRKHKEPMGEASTEGAEGHNAPITAAAPAAAATGAFQPLWGFRRGDTVVGSTKHAWDWSYRSVTPKDFTDVVVKIYEGRRVLKVSSKNHLAAPSICRKLMLPILFSHRSNKMSSQKVGNIKVPQFDKSRYNLWKKKMLLYIRASNPEYMKVLREGRHVPMKDHPELPNMRMSCPEAEWSVRDK